One genomic window of Metopolophium dirhodum isolate CAU chromosome 4, ASM1992520v1, whole genome shotgun sequence includes the following:
- the LOC132942512 gene encoding PDZ and LIM domain protein 3 isoform X1, translating into MGSKKPSTWSVTLKRDGKSQPWGIRLAGGADLNTPLIITKVYARSPSESSLRVGDIIRKIEVYDARDLRHLDAQNLFGNADQSITLVIQRDAPQFNGSSTNSSPIPVTNNHHHQQQHTTARPIGNGLYGYERSVQSPVNNFCRFPPSLVDSPSSCDWDEAHEQVALDQQPYRTNPLVLPGAKVKRDPPKTVSYLRHHPNPMMRAHPSHHDQPMDTLMKQKVTDTVLQRISSEEAKTRPGRQVVHKQFNSPIGLYSEENIAHSIKSQTGYTPEEEEEKYGRLRHKKTVQYDPAKSETYKAIQESEHGDFHAQEISKPVQPKVFTPVQGTVKKAPISNGHGHANHNKLSAPYHPNPGRVSPQPHPTAPHPNANYVSTDEIHQSGSFKRLMHMVMTEN; encoded by the exons gtctaCGCCAGATCACCCAGTGAAAGTAGCCTGAGAGTGGGTGACATCATACGGAAAATCGAAGTGTACGACGCTCGAGACTTGAGACATTTGGACGCTCAAAATTTGTTCGGAAACGCCGACCAGTCGATAACTTTAGTCATCCAAAG GGATGCTCCTCAGTTTAACGGCAGCAGCACCAACAGCAGCCCAATTCCGGTGACCAATAACCATCATCATCAGCAGCAGCACACCACCGCTCGACCAATCGGAAATGGTCTTTACGGTTACGAGCGATCCGTCCAGTCACCCGTCAACAATTTCTGCCGTTTTCCGCCGTCGCTGGTCGACAGTCCGTCTTCGTGCGACTGGGACGAGGCGCACGAACAGGTGGCGCTCGACCAACAG CCGTACAGAACGAACCCGTTGGTGTTGCCCGGAGCCAAGGTCAAGAGGGATCCGCCCAAGACCGTGTCGTACTTACGCCACCACCCAAATCCAATGATGAGAGCGCATCCGTCACACCACGATCAACCCATGGACACGTTGATGAAACAAAAG GTCACGGACACGGTGTTGCAACGGATAAGCAGCGAGGAGGCTAAGACAAGACCCGGTAGACAG gtggtACACAAACAGTTCAACTCGCCAATCGGTCTTTACTCCGAGGAAAACATCGCTCACTCAATCAAATCGCAAACAGGATATACTCC ggAAGAGGAAGAAGAGAAGTACGGTCGTTTGAG GCACAAGAAGACTGTGCAGTACGATCCAGCTAAATCTGAAACCTACAAGGCGATTCAAGAATCAGAACACGGAGACTTCCACGCTCAAGAGATATCGAAGCCAGTGCAACCAAAAGTATTCACGCCTGTCCAAGGAACGGTAAAA AAAGCTCCGATCAGCAACGGCCATGGACATGCAAATCATAAT aagTTGTCAGCTCCCTATCATCCAAATCCAgga CGTGTATCTCCACAACCTCATCCAACTGCGCCACACCCAAAT GCCAATTACGTTTCCACTGATGAAATCCATCAAAGTGGCAGTTTCAAGCGCTTGATGCACATGGTTATGACCGAAAACTAA
- the LOC132942512 gene encoding PDZ and LIM domain protein 3 isoform X2 yields the protein MGSKKPSTWSVTLKRDGKSQPWGIRLAGGADLNTPLIITKVYARSPSESSLRVGDIIRKIEVYDARDLRHLDAQNLFGNADQSITLVIQRDAPQFNGSSTNSSPIPVTNNHHHQQQHTTARPIGNGLYGYERSVQSPVNNFCRFPPSLVDSPSSCDWDEAHEQVALDQQPYRTNPLVLPGAKVKRDPPKTVSYLRHHPNPMMRAHPSHHDQPMDTLMKQKVTDTVLQRISSEEAKTRPGRQVVHKQFNSPIGLYSEENIAHSIKSQTGYTPEEEEEKYGRLRHKKTVQYDPAKSETYKAIQESEHGDFHAQEISKPVQPKVFTPVQGTVKKAPISNGHGHANHNLSAPYHPNPGRVSPQPHPTAPHPNANYVSTDEIHQSGSFKRLMHMVMTEN from the exons gtctaCGCCAGATCACCCAGTGAAAGTAGCCTGAGAGTGGGTGACATCATACGGAAAATCGAAGTGTACGACGCTCGAGACTTGAGACATTTGGACGCTCAAAATTTGTTCGGAAACGCCGACCAGTCGATAACTTTAGTCATCCAAAG GGATGCTCCTCAGTTTAACGGCAGCAGCACCAACAGCAGCCCAATTCCGGTGACCAATAACCATCATCATCAGCAGCAGCACACCACCGCTCGACCAATCGGAAATGGTCTTTACGGTTACGAGCGATCCGTCCAGTCACCCGTCAACAATTTCTGCCGTTTTCCGCCGTCGCTGGTCGACAGTCCGTCTTCGTGCGACTGGGACGAGGCGCACGAACAGGTGGCGCTCGACCAACAG CCGTACAGAACGAACCCGTTGGTGTTGCCCGGAGCCAAGGTCAAGAGGGATCCGCCCAAGACCGTGTCGTACTTACGCCACCACCCAAATCCAATGATGAGAGCGCATCCGTCACACCACGATCAACCCATGGACACGTTGATGAAACAAAAG GTCACGGACACGGTGTTGCAACGGATAAGCAGCGAGGAGGCTAAGACAAGACCCGGTAGACAG gtggtACACAAACAGTTCAACTCGCCAATCGGTCTTTACTCCGAGGAAAACATCGCTCACTCAATCAAATCGCAAACAGGATATACTCC ggAAGAGGAAGAAGAGAAGTACGGTCGTTTGAG GCACAAGAAGACTGTGCAGTACGATCCAGCTAAATCTGAAACCTACAAGGCGATTCAAGAATCAGAACACGGAGACTTCCACGCTCAAGAGATATCGAAGCCAGTGCAACCAAAAGTATTCACGCCTGTCCAAGGAACGGTAAAA AAAGCTCCGATCAGCAACGGCCATGGACATGCAAATCATAAT TTGTCAGCTCCCTATCATCCAAATCCAgga CGTGTATCTCCACAACCTCATCCAACTGCGCCACACCCAAAT GCCAATTACGTTTCCACTGATGAAATCCATCAAAGTGGCAGTTTCAAGCGCTTGATGCACATGGTTATGACCGAAAACTAA
- the LOC132942657 gene encoding dynein light chain Tctex-type protein 2B-like — protein MSSREPSLDEQIHELQEEDSILSFYPAEIDTEDIDDLNFSEENIIKYENTYRMDSKKPFDELLAKVVLKTEIENHLNDETKYDQNEAIQTCINISLNVRNRIREMDFDRYKIVCIVGIVEKKSQGVSSEVKFLRDVSRDKYVKTKFENNNLVATIVVGAFYHE, from the exons atgtCGTCTAGAGAACCATCACTAGATGAACAAATACATGAATTACAGGAAGAGGATAGTATTTTATCTTTCTATCCGGCAGAGATCGATACGGAAGATATCGATGATCTTAATTTTTCAGaa gaaaatattattaaatatgagaACACGTACAGAATGGATTCGAAAAAACCATTTGACGAACTCCTAGCCAAGgtagtattgaaaactgaaattgaAAATCATTTAAACGACGAAACCAAGTACGACCAAAACGAAGCAATACAAACCTGTATTAATATTTCACTTAATGTAAGAAATAGAATTCGGGAAATGGATTTTGATAG GTATAAAATAGTTTGCATTGTCGGAATTGTGGAAAAGAAAAGCCAAGGAGTGTCATCAGAAGTCAAATTTTTACGTGATGTTAGCAGAGATAAATACGTTAAAAccaagtttgaaaataataatctagTTGCCACTATTGTCGTAGGTGCATTTTATCACGAATAA